In one Neobacillus sp. WH10 genomic region, the following are encoded:
- a CDS encoding proline-specific peptidase family protein, translating into MHKEGFIDVTGGRVWYQIFDENGGGTPVIILHGGPGSSSYSLQGLKALAKERPVILYDQLGCGKSDRPTDTSLWSIERFVEELAQVRQALKLDEVHILGHSWGTTLAAAYCLTKPSGVKSVIFSSPCLSAPLWEKDQKRNLKKLPLDVQETIKHCEENGTTDSEEFEAAIDVFSKHFVNRMEKQPEWLEQRPSWYRNSEIYNIIWGPSEFTVLGNLKEFDCTSQLKEITCQTLYTCGRFDEATPETTQFYTSLTPHAKFHVFEKSAHMPYIEEPEEFIAVIGDFLQSIDSTILS; encoded by the coding sequence ATGCATAAAGAAGGATTTATTGATGTAACTGGAGGAAGAGTTTGGTATCAGATATTCGATGAAAACGGCGGGGGAACACCGGTAATTATTTTGCATGGCGGGCCGGGGTCTTCGTCTTATTCCCTGCAAGGTTTAAAGGCTCTTGCAAAGGAACGGCCTGTGATTTTATATGATCAATTGGGATGCGGAAAATCTGATAGACCAACGGACACGTCTCTTTGGAGCATCGAACGATTCGTAGAAGAATTAGCACAAGTGCGGCAAGCCCTTAAACTTGATGAAGTACATATTCTTGGTCATTCCTGGGGGACAACTCTCGCGGCTGCATATTGCTTAACGAAGCCAAGCGGTGTGAAAAGTGTTATTTTTTCTAGTCCTTGCCTTAGCGCTCCATTATGGGAGAAGGATCAAAAGCGAAACCTTAAGAAACTGCCACTTGATGTGCAGGAAACGATTAAACACTGTGAAGAAAATGGGACGACTGATTCAGAAGAATTTGAAGCTGCTATTGACGTATTTAGTAAACATTTTGTTAACAGAATGGAGAAGCAGCCCGAATGGTTGGAACAAAGACCTTCATGGTATCGCAATTCTGAAATTTACAATATTATTTGGGGCCCGTCAGAATTTACTGTGCTTGGAAATCTGAAGGAATTTGACTGTACATCCCAGTTAAAGGAAATTACCTGCCAAACTTTATATACATGTGGGCGTTTTGATGAAGCTACTCCGGAAACAACACAGTTTTACACCAGCTTAACGCCTCACGCGAAATTCCATGTTTTTGAAAAAAGTGCTCATATGCCGTATATCGAGGAGCCAGAAGAGTTTATAGCGGTAATTGGAGATTTCCTTCAATCAATTGATTCAACTATACTTTCATAA